A region from the Aquimarina sp. ERC-38 genome encodes:
- a CDS encoding ATP-dependent DNA ligase — translation MKKFAQLIKTLDSTNKTNIKVQALASYFQQASDKDKVWTIAILSHRRPPRPVNTTLLRHWASELANIPLWLFEESYHIVGDLAETIALIVPTTNQSSEKSLTRFLEEIIALKKKSDEEKKEYLFENWSILNYYEGFVFSKLITGSFRIGVSQKLMTRALAIATDIEEDRLAFKLMGNWDPDKITFNELILQENESDYLSKPYPFYLAYAIEESPEEIGEVHNFYAEHKWDGIRSQVIVRQNKLFVWSRGEELVTDKYPEFERFLDFVPDGTVLDGEILPFIEGTVGSFNDLQTRIGRKNVSKALLAKVPVILKAYDLLEWNGEDIRHLPFSERRNILEDFYKKSLEYQKFSELFLLQLSEKLEFTTWEAVAEERERSRELRSEGLMLKRKKSSYQVGRKKGDWWKWKVDPLTIDAVLTYAMRGHGRRSNLFTDYTFGLWNDDKTELVTFAKAYSGLTDAEFRRVDAYIKSNTLERFGPVRSVVPKLVFEIAFEGIALSGRHKSGVATRFPRILRWRHDKKIEDADTLSNLKKLIPQAEEEKVSG, via the coding sequence ATGAAAAAATTTGCACAACTAATTAAAACCCTAGACAGCACCAATAAGACCAACATTAAGGTGCAGGCTTTAGCGTCTTATTTTCAACAAGCCTCCGACAAAGATAAAGTTTGGACGATCGCCATTCTCTCGCACCGCCGACCCCCTCGTCCGGTTAATACTACTTTATTAAGGCATTGGGCTTCAGAATTAGCGAATATCCCTTTATGGTTATTTGAAGAATCCTATCATATTGTTGGCGATTTGGCTGAAACCATTGCTCTCATTGTTCCTACCACCAATCAAAGTTCGGAAAAAAGTTTAACGCGGTTCCTGGAAGAAATTATTGCTCTTAAGAAAAAGTCAGATGAGGAGAAGAAAGAATATTTATTCGAAAACTGGAGTATTTTAAACTATTACGAAGGTTTTGTATTTAGCAAATTAATAACCGGCAGTTTTAGGATCGGGGTAAGTCAAAAATTGATGACGCGTGCCCTGGCTATTGCTACGGATATTGAAGAAGACCGATTGGCTTTTAAACTTATGGGAAACTGGGATCCGGATAAAATCACCTTTAACGAACTTATTTTACAAGAAAACGAATCGGATTACCTGTCAAAACCTTATCCTTTTTACCTTGCCTATGCCATTGAAGAATCCCCAGAAGAAATCGGAGAGGTTCATAACTTTTATGCCGAGCATAAATGGGATGGTATTAGGTCGCAGGTGATTGTACGGCAAAATAAATTGTTTGTCTGGAGTCGTGGGGAAGAACTGGTTACCGATAAATATCCCGAATTTGAACGTTTCCTGGATTTTGTACCGGACGGAACTGTATTAGATGGTGAAATTCTTCCGTTTATTGAGGGAACTGTAGGTAGTTTTAACGATCTACAAACCAGAATAGGTCGTAAAAATGTTTCTAAAGCCTTATTAGCTAAAGTACCGGTAATTTTAAAAGCATATGACCTATTAGAATGGAACGGTGAAGACATACGGCATTTACCTTTCTCTGAAAGAAGAAATATTTTAGAAGACTTTTATAAGAAAAGCCTAGAATATCAAAAGTTCTCTGAGTTATTCTTATTACAATTATCTGAAAAACTAGAGTTTACTACCTGGGAAGCAGTGGCAGAAGAACGGGAACGATCCCGGGAACTACGCTCTGAAGGATTAATGTTAAAGCGTAAAAAATCCTCTTACCAGGTAGGAAGAAAAAAGGGCGACTGGTGGAAATGGAAAGTAGACCCATTAACTATCGATGCCGTACTAACTTATGCCATGCGAGGCCACGGCCGGCGGTCTAATTTATTTACCGATTACACTTTTGGACTTTGGAATGATGATAAAACCGAACTCGTTACTTTTGCTAAAGCTTATTCAGGACTTACAGATGCTGAATTCAGGAGAGTAGACGCCTATATTAAAAGCAATACTCTTGAAAGGTTCGGACCCGTGCGGAGTGTGGTGCCTAAGTTGGTTTTTGAAATAGCCTTTGAAGGAATTGCGCTTTCCGGTCGTCATAAAAGTGGGGTGGCCACCCGTTTTCCCCGAATTTTACGTTGGCGACATGATAAAAAAATCGAAGATGCAGATACGCTTTCCAACTTAAAAAAATTGATTCCGCAAGCAGAAGAAGAAAAAGTGTCCGGTTAA
- a CDS encoding TerB family tellurite resistance protein, whose product MSISDLFDSGFQKRNQDHFAAIVRVAMSDGVITDEEKAFLDRLANNLDISANDYQEILQDYNSHPINPPSNYENRLERLYDLTRMVYADHIRDAEQVILLEKLGVGLGFKSDNVKYVVDKALNLVDQGVDRDTFVEEIKQMNR is encoded by the coding sequence ATGTCTATTTCCGATTTATTTGACAGCGGATTTCAAAAAAGAAATCAAGATCATTTTGCAGCAATTGTACGGGTTGCTATGAGCGACGGTGTCATTACCGATGAAGAAAAAGCCTTTCTTGACCGCCTTGCCAATAACCTGGATATTTCAGCAAACGATTACCAGGAGATTCTTCAGGATTATAATTCTCATCCTATCAATCCCCCTTCTAATTATGAAAACAGGTTAGAACGACTTTACGACCTTACCCGTATGGTATATGCGGATCATATTAGAGATGCCGAGCAGGTCATACTTCTTGAAAAGTTGGGCGTGGGCCTAGGTTTTAAATCAGACAACGTTAAATACGTAGTGGATAAAGCATTAAATTTAGTAGATCAGGGCGTAGACCGTGATACGTTTGTAGAAGAAATTAAACAAATGAACCGATAA
- a CDS encoding DUF4160 domain-containing protein codes for MPTVIVIRGYRFFFYSNDHEPIHIHVEKDNKTAKINLVPLELVKSRNFTASELKIIRKLVEENQLLFIDKWNEFFNN; via the coding sequence ATGCCAACGGTTATAGTTATAAGAGGATATCGATTTTTCTTTTATAGTAATGATCATGAACCTATTCATATTCATGTAGAGAAAGATAATAAAACAGCAAAGATAAACTTGGTTCCTTTGGAATTAGTAAAGTCTCGAAATTTTACAGCATCAGAACTTAAAATTATTCGTAAATTAGTAGAAGAAAATCAATTATTATTTATAGATAAGTGGAATGAGTTTTTTAACAATTAA
- a CDS encoding ligase-associated DNA damage response exonuclease, which produces MTPLLEFTDKGIYCKVADVYLDPWRPVDKAIISHGHADHSYAGHKKYITHHTNVPIIQHRLGDINVTGKAYGETFRVNNVLFSLHPAGHIIGSSQIRVEYKGEVWVFTGDYKLEDDGIAEPYEPVSCHTFITECTFGLPAFKWTPQEEVMHDINTWWTQNQSEKKTSVLFGYTLGKAQRLLKHLDTSIGKIYTHGAIENMTEVIRSLTSLPPTERITRDTKKEDLLGNMVLAPPSAHGSPWIRKMVPYVTASASGWMAFRGARRRRAIDKGFVLSDHCDWQELLTAIRATGATKVISTHGYTEIFSKYLREIGYDARTEKTQYEGELAEMQVAEKESA; this is translated from the coding sequence ATGACACCACTTCTAGAATTTACGGATAAAGGAATTTATTGTAAGGTTGCAGATGTATATCTGGACCCGTGGCGGCCAGTTGATAAAGCTATCATAAGTCACGGACATGCAGATCATAGTTATGCCGGACATAAAAAATACATTACCCATCATACTAATGTACCTATCATTCAACACCGTTTGGGGGATATTAATGTAACCGGTAAAGCATACGGAGAAACCTTTAGGGTTAATAATGTATTATTTAGCCTACATCCTGCCGGACATATTATCGGAAGTTCTCAAATACGAGTTGAATATAAAGGCGAAGTATGGGTCTTTACTGGCGACTATAAACTGGAAGATGATGGTATTGCCGAACCTTATGAACCGGTAAGTTGTCATACTTTTATTACTGAGTGTACCTTTGGGCTACCCGCGTTTAAATGGACTCCGCAGGAAGAGGTCATGCATGATATTAATACCTGGTGGACGCAAAATCAATCCGAAAAAAAAACCTCCGTATTGTTTGGCTATACCTTAGGGAAAGCCCAGCGGTTACTTAAACATTTGGACACTTCTATCGGTAAAATTTACACGCACGGAGCTATTGAAAATATGACCGAAGTTATTCGTTCCCTAACCTCCCTCCCACCTACAGAGCGTATTACCCGGGATACCAAAAAAGAAGATTTATTAGGCAATATGGTGCTGGCACCTCCCAGTGCGCACGGTAGTCCCTGGATCCGGAAAATGGTACCTTATGTTACTGCATCGGCTAGTGGCTGGATGGCATTTAGGGGAGCCAGAAGGCGTAGGGCAATTGATAAAGGTTTTGTGCTATCTGATCATTGCGACTGGCAAGAATTATTAACCGCTATCAGGGCCACCGGAGCGACAAAAGTGATCAGTACACACGGTTATACCGAAATTTTTTCTAAGTATTTACGCGAAATTGGCTACGACGCCCGAACCGAAAAAACACAATACGAAGGGGAATTAGCTGAAATGCAGGTAGCCGAAAAAGAATCTGCTTAA
- a CDS encoding cell envelope biogenesis protein OmpA gives MDEQEKLQILKKLLFTEEKELTDSIVKKVEELQNTIYRQKELSHKVDPIIEQHFVKFVNEIPTTLGPTITEALKEEISKSQDAVVEALYPILGKMIKKYIAHEIKLLSENISRKTKQAFSLKNWFASKRAQAKGVSNGDLALSNYGKPQLLQLLVIKKESGILISEFSPFKEEVIDKEMIAGMLTAIKSFVEDAFSGGNQELETIEYELYRIHIQNFYSYYIAAVIAGAYTLEFKDRLEDAITDFAKNHISNQELVHNHLFSEKLKKYFTNEVI, from the coding sequence ATGGATGAACAGGAGAAACTTCAAATTCTTAAAAAACTTTTATTTACAGAAGAAAAAGAATTAACGGATTCTATTGTTAAAAAAGTAGAAGAATTACAAAATACAATATACCGACAAAAAGAACTATCTCATAAGGTTGATCCTATTATTGAACAACACTTTGTGAAATTTGTCAACGAAATTCCCACCACCTTAGGTCCTACAATTACTGAAGCTTTAAAAGAAGAAATCTCAAAATCCCAGGATGCTGTGGTAGAAGCTTTGTACCCTATTTTGGGCAAAATGATCAAAAAATATATTGCTCATGAGATTAAATTACTTAGCGAGAATATTAGCAGAAAGACAAAACAGGCTTTTTCACTTAAAAACTGGTTTGCTTCAAAAAGAGCGCAAGCTAAAGGGGTTAGTAATGGCGACCTGGCTTTATCTAATTATGGTAAACCACAACTCCTGCAATTACTAGTAATTAAAAAAGAATCCGGTATTCTAATCTCCGAGTTTAGTCCTTTTAAGGAGGAAGTTATTGATAAAGAAATGATTGCAGGAATGCTTACGGCCATCAAAAGTTTTGTAGAAGATGCCTTTTCCGGTGGAAACCAAGAACTGGAAACTATTGAATACGAACTGTACCGTATACATATTCAAAATTTTTACTCGTATTATATAGCAGCAGTTATAGCTGGAGCCTACACTTTGGAATTTAAAGACCGGTTAGAAGATGCGATTACAGATTTTGCAAAAAACCATATTTCTAATCAAGAGTTAGTCCACAACCATTTATTTTCTGAAAAATTAAAAAAATACTTTACTAATGAAGTTATCTAA
- a CDS encoding fructose 1,6-bisphosphatase, translated as MSKQPEIAAPEKLSEAVSKIETIKNLIFGDDIATYNSEFENLKKDIRMRKKELEEFIEDTRKELIQTIDNLHTDINIRMTELEDKIQEHSDNLEYKKVDKKEIGSLLINLGEKIAK; from the coding sequence ATGTCCAAACAACCTGAAATTGCAGCACCTGAAAAACTATCCGAAGCTGTTTCAAAAATTGAAACTATTAAAAATTTAATTTTTGGTGATGACATTGCTACTTATAATTCCGAATTTGAAAACCTTAAAAAAGATATTCGAATGAGGAAAAAAGAGCTGGAAGAATTTATAGAAGATACCCGTAAAGAGCTAATACAAACCATAGATAATTTACATACGGATATTAACATTAGGATGACAGAATTAGAAGATAAAATACAGGAACATTCGGATAACCTGGAATATAAAAAAGTAGATAAAAAAGAAATTGGTTCTTTACTTATCAACCTGGGAGAAAAAATAGCAAAATAA
- the pdeM gene encoding ligase-associated DNA damage response endonuclease PdeM, whose translation MLQNLSVHNQHFQLHPCGALFWEETQMLLIADVHLGKVSHFRKHGSAVPKKAIEKNFKLLDKVIREYQPAVVCFLGDLFHSALNIEWDLFASWRLQYMQEKFILVAGNHDIISPAKFEELDIHISEEWAIGTILLTHHPEKREGFFNLCGHIHPGVALQGLGRQALRLPCFFKTKEQMILPAFGQFTGNYMLEPTEGDEVYALADHEVVQVTNLVR comes from the coding sequence ATGCTCCAAAACCTAAGCGTTCATAACCAACATTTTCAGTTGCATCCTTGTGGTGCTTTGTTCTGGGAAGAAACACAGATGTTACTAATAGCTGATGTACATCTGGGTAAAGTGTCACATTTTAGAAAGCATGGTAGTGCCGTACCTAAAAAAGCTATTGAAAAAAATTTTAAATTACTGGATAAAGTAATTCGGGAATATCAACCCGCAGTTGTTTGCTTTTTAGGAGACTTATTTCATAGTGCCTTAAATATCGAATGGGATCTTTTTGCTTCCTGGAGATTGCAGTATATGCAGGAAAAATTTATTCTGGTTGCAGGAAATCATGATATTATCTCACCCGCCAAGTTTGAAGAACTGGATATTCATATTTCAGAAGAGTGGGCGATCGGAACTATTCTATTAACGCACCATCCGGAAAAGAGAGAAGGATTTTTTAACTTATGCGGGCATATACACCCTGGGGTGGCTTTACAGGGTTTAGGTAGGCAAGCGTTGCGGCTTCCTTGTTTTTTTAAAACAAAAGAACAAATGATCTTACCGGCTTTCGGTCAATTTACGGGTAATTATATGCTGGAACCTACAGAAGGGGATGAAGTTTATGCCCTTGCAGATCATGAAGTGGTTCAAGTGACTAACTTAGTCAGATAA
- a CDS encoding DUF2442 domain-containing protein encodes MSFLTINKSFQATDVSFNNDKMIVFFEDGRELSVPLEWFPTLRNASLQELSNWRFIGRGEGIHWEDLDEDISIENLLK; translated from the coding sequence ATGAGTTTTTTAACAATTAATAAATCTTTTCAGGCAACTGATGTTTCCTTCAATAATGATAAAATGATTGTTTTTTTTGAAGATGGAAGGGAATTATCGGTACCGCTGGAGTGGTTCCCCACTTTAAGAAATGCTTCTTTACAAGAACTTTCTAACTGGCGATTTATCGGTCGGGGAGAAGGAATTCATTGGGAAGATTTAGATGAAGATATTTCTATTGAAAATCTATTGAAATAA
- a CDS encoding helix-turn-helix domain-containing protein — translation MYNKVRKPSKDEQVLATKSYYALSTIIEELKVDTPEIEIEETQEKIRIPISALKLLSEVLKTMSKGNIISIVPVATEVTTQKAAEILGCSRPHVVKLLEKGEITYTKVGKHRRILFEDVMSYKENMKQKQKQHIVDMMRSDEALGLYDS, via the coding sequence ATGTACAATAAGGTACGGAAACCTTCCAAAGATGAGCAGGTACTGGCAACGAAGTCGTATTATGCATTATCTACAATAATAGAGGAATTAAAAGTAGATACCCCTGAAATAGAAATTGAGGAAACCCAAGAAAAGATACGAATTCCTATAAGTGCTTTAAAACTTTTAAGTGAAGTGTTAAAGACTATGAGTAAAGGAAACATTATTTCTATTGTTCCGGTAGCTACAGAAGTAACGACTCAAAAGGCAGCAGAAATTCTAGGTTGTTCCCGACCACATGTTGTAAAGCTATTAGAGAAAGGAGAGATTACTTACACAAAAGTAGGTAAGCACCGGCGTATTTTATTTGAAGATGTTATGAGTTACAAAGAGAATATGAAGCAAAAACAAAAGCAGCATATTGTGGATATGATGAGATCTGATGAAGCATTAGGACTGTATGATTCATAG
- a CDS encoding ligase-associated DNA damage response DEXH box helicase: MTEKELYTIANTWFKNQGWTPFPFQKQSWKAFLQGKNGLLNAPTGSGKTYALWIPVVLNYIRSNPDFANTHKKGLKAIWITPLRALSLEIKQAAERFVQNICPVLKVGIRSGDTPTKERAAQKRAMPDLLITTPESLQLLLSSKGYDKVFGDCSAIIIDEWHELLGTKRGVQIELSLSRLKTISPKLRIWGISATIGNLDQGREVLLGPDTAAYHNSILIKANIKKKITVKSVIPKTMDTFPWRGHLGIHLMDDVVPIINSSKTTLLFTNTRAQCEIWFHRILERYPEFAGEIALHHGSITKETRIWVEQAIRNESLKAVVCTSSLDLGVDFAPVETIVQIGGPKGVARFLQRAGRSGHRPGEESVIYFLPTHAIELVEASALHKAVKENAVEDRPPYLNSFDVLIQYLVTLAVSDGFYPDVIIKEVKQTFCYQFMSYEEWQWVLNFITLGSQSLQTYDEYKKVEILEDGLYKVIHRGISMRHRLQIGTIVGDAVLMVKYVKGGFIGHVEEYFVSKLKPGDVFMYGGRNLELVRVKSMHVLVRKSTKKTNRIPSWQGSRFALTSQMSELLREELYKVAPSRRQQVANGTLKLTKELKALAPIFKRQERDSIIPDEGQFLIETFKTREGFHTVMYPFEGRFVHEALGSLLGYRLSLLNPISISLAFNDYGFELLSDQEIDVQLILDNNLFSAEYLRNDLQHSLNATEMARRKFRNIAIISGMVFTGYPNKIIKNKHLQSSSQLLFDVFKEHEPENLLFQQAITETFEHSLEEGRLQMALERIKHQEIIWKQCPDATPFSFPIITDRIREKLSSEKLADRIKKMTAVLMRK, encoded by the coding sequence TTGACTGAAAAAGAACTTTATACCATAGCAAATACCTGGTTTAAGAATCAGGGCTGGACACCTTTTCCCTTTCAGAAACAAAGTTGGAAAGCTTTTTTACAAGGGAAAAACGGGTTGTTAAATGCTCCTACCGGAAGTGGAAAGACTTATGCTCTATGGATTCCGGTGGTTTTAAATTACATACGTTCTAATCCGGACTTTGCTAATACCCATAAAAAAGGCTTAAAAGCCATTTGGATCACCCCTTTACGTGCTTTATCCTTAGAAATTAAACAAGCCGCCGAACGTTTTGTTCAGAATATTTGCCCAGTATTAAAGGTAGGTATCCGATCCGGAGATACACCCACTAAAGAACGAGCAGCTCAAAAAAGAGCCATGCCGGATTTATTGATTACCACCCCGGAGAGCTTACAATTATTATTATCCTCCAAAGGTTATGATAAAGTATTCGGAGATTGCTCCGCAATAATCATAGATGAGTGGCACGAACTCTTGGGTACCAAACGGGGAGTTCAAATTGAATTATCCTTGTCCCGGTTAAAAACCATCAGCCCAAAATTACGTATCTGGGGGATTTCAGCAACCATAGGAAACCTGGATCAGGGAAGAGAAGTATTATTAGGGCCCGATACGGCAGCGTACCACAATTCCATATTGATAAAAGCCAATATTAAAAAAAAGATCACCGTTAAAAGTGTCATCCCAAAAACCATGGATACCTTTCCATGGAGAGGGCATTTAGGGATTCATTTAATGGATGATGTGGTTCCTATTATTAATAGTAGTAAAACCACTTTATTATTTACTAATACCCGGGCACAATGTGAAATTTGGTTTCATCGTATCCTAGAAAGATACCCGGAGTTTGCCGGAGAGATTGCCTTGCATCATGGAAGTATTACTAAAGAAACCCGTATTTGGGTAGAACAAGCCATTCGTAATGAATCTTTAAAAGCAGTGGTTTGTACGTCTAGCCTGGATCTGGGTGTTGATTTTGCTCCGGTAGAAACCATTGTTCAGATTGGTGGACCTAAAGGCGTAGCCCGTTTTTTACAACGTGCCGGACGTAGTGGTCACCGGCCGGGAGAAGAAAGTGTGATTTATTTTTTACCCACTCATGCGATTGAACTGGTAGAGGCATCAGCCCTGCATAAAGCGGTAAAAGAAAATGCCGTAGAAGACCGCCCGCCTTATTTAAATAGTTTTGATGTCCTGATTCAATACCTGGTTACCCTGGCGGTTTCTGACGGATTTTATCCGGATGTTATTATAAAAGAAGTAAAACAAACCTTTTGCTATCAATTTATGAGTTATGAAGAATGGCAATGGGTACTTAATTTTATTACTTTAGGAAGTCAGAGTTTACAAACCTATGATGAGTACAAAAAGGTGGAAATCCTGGAAGATGGTTTGTATAAAGTGATCCACCGGGGGATTTCTATGCGTCACCGTCTGCAAATTGGAACTATTGTAGGGGATGCGGTATTGATGGTAAAATATGTAAAAGGAGGTTTTATCGGTCATGTTGAAGAATATTTTGTTTCTAAGCTAAAACCCGGAGATGTCTTTATGTACGGGGGACGTAATCTTGAGCTGGTACGGGTAAAAAGTATGCATGTATTAGTCAGAAAGTCTACAAAAAAAACAAACCGAATCCCCAGTTGGCAAGGAAGCCGCTTTGCCCTTACCTCACAAATGTCCGAACTTTTACGTGAAGAATTATATAAGGTAGCACCTTCTCGAAGACAACAGGTAGCTAACGGAACTTTAAAGTTAACCAAAGAATTAAAAGCCCTAGCCCCTATTTTTAAAAGACAGGAACGGGATAGTATCATTCCGGATGAAGGGCAGTTTCTTATTGAAACCTTTAAAACCAGAGAAGGGTTTCATACGGTCATGTATCCTTTTGAAGGCCGTTTTGTTCACGAAGCTTTGGGTAGTTTGTTAGGGTATCGTTTAAGTTTGCTGAATCCTATCTCCATCTCGTTAGCCTTTAATGATTACGGATTTGAACTCTTATCCGATCAGGAAATTGACGTACAGCTAATTTTGGACAACAATCTATTTTCTGCGGAATATCTTAGAAATGATCTACAGCATAGTTTAAATGCTACGGAAATGGCACGTCGTAAATTTCGGAATATTGCTATAATCTCGGGGATGGTGTTTACCGGCTATCCTAATAAAATAATTAAAAATAAACACTTACAATCAAGTTCGCAGTTATTATTTGATGTCTTTAAAGAACATGAACCTGAAAACTTATTATTTCAACAAGCCATTACTGAAACTTTTGAGCATTCCCTGGAGGAAGGTCGGTTACAAATGGCATTAGAGCGAATTAAACATCAGGAAATTATATGGAAACAATGCCCGGATGCTACGCCCTTCTCCTTCCCGATCATCACGGATCGTATTCGGGAAAAACTATCCAGCGAGAAACTAGCAGACAGAATCAAAAAGATGACGGCGGTTTTAATGAGGAAGTAA
- the fbp gene encoding class 1 fructose-bisphosphatase — translation MARTNQTLGEFIIENQKDFPYASGELSRLINSIRLAAKMVNHQVNRAGLVDITGAVGSTNIQGEDQQKLDVLANETFINTLTNREIVCGIASEENDDFITIKGQNNDHRNNYVVLMDPLDGSSNIDVNVSVGTIFSIYRRVTPTGTPVTLEDFLQPGNLQVAAGYIIYGTSTMLVYTTGNGVNGFTLNPALGTYYLSHPNMKFPEEGNIYSVNEGNYTHFPQGIKDYIKYCQEEKDDRPYTSRYIGSLVSDIHRNIIKGGIYMYPSSSKSPNGKLRLLYECNPMAFITEQAGGKASDGHQRIMNIKPTELHERCPFICGSINMVNKAETFMQKEEVKG, via the coding sequence ATGGCAAGAACTAATCAGACCCTAGGTGAATTTATTATTGAAAATCAAAAGGATTTTCCGTATGCCAGCGGAGAGCTTTCCAGACTTATAAATTCCATACGTCTTGCGGCCAAAATGGTAAATCACCAGGTTAACCGAGCTGGTTTAGTGGACATTACCGGGGCAGTAGGTTCTACAAATATCCAGGGGGAAGATCAACAGAAATTAGATGTTCTTGCTAATGAAACTTTTATCAATACCCTTACTAATCGCGAAATCGTATGTGGTATTGCTTCGGAAGAAAATGATGACTTTATTACGATCAAAGGACAGAATAATGATCATCGTAATAATTACGTGGTTTTAATGGATCCCCTTGATGGAAGTTCTAATATTGATGTAAACGTATCGGTAGGAACTATATTTTCTATCTACCGTAGGGTTACCCCTACGGGAACTCCGGTAACACTGGAAGATTTTTTACAACCAGGAAATCTGCAGGTAGCTGCAGGATACATTATTTATGGTACCTCTACCATGTTAGTTTATACAACGGGTAACGGAGTAAACGGTTTTACGTTAAATCCAGCCCTGGGAACTTATTACTTATCACATCCTAATATGAAATTCCCGGAAGAAGGAAATATTTATTCGGTAAACGAAGGAAATTATACGCATTTCCCTCAAGGCATCAAAGATTACATTAAATATTGCCAGGAAGAAAAGGATGATCGCCCTTATACTTCTCGTTATATCGGTTCTCTGGTTAGTGATATTCATCGTAATATTATTAAAGGTGGTATTTATATGTACCCAAGTTCTTCAAAATCCCCTAACGGAAAATTACGTTTATTGTACGAATGTAATCCAATGGCCTTTATTACCGAACAAGCCGGAGGAAAAGCCAGTGATGGTCATCAGCGAATTATGAATATTAAACCTACAGAACTTCATGAACGCTGTCCTTTTATCTGCGGAAGTATTAACATGGTAAATAAAGCCGAAACCTTTATGCAAAAGGAAGAAGTGAAGGGGTAG
- a CDS encoding GNAT family N-acetyltransferase produces MDFTLQKAKEKDMPGVMQLIQELASFEKEEDAVEITVEDLKRDGFGEHPLFTCFVAKKDQEILGIALVYNRYSTWKGKTVHLEDLVVKKELRGKGIGGALYQRVMQFAKEQKVRRVEWNVLDWNTPAVNFYKNSGATILEGWQVVQMDEQNLNTFLAKTKV; encoded by the coding sequence ATGGATTTTACCCTTCAAAAAGCGAAAGAAAAAGACATGCCCGGTGTGATGCAACTCATTCAAGAACTGGCAAGTTTTGAAAAGGAAGAAGATGCTGTTGAGATTACCGTGGAGGATTTGAAAAGAGATGGTTTTGGGGAACATCCTCTATTTACCTGTTTTGTAGCCAAAAAGGATCAGGAAATATTAGGGATAGCCCTGGTGTATAACCGGTATTCTACCTGGAAAGGGAAAACGGTTCACCTTGAAGATCTTGTGGTAAAAAAAGAATTACGAGGTAAAGGCATCGGGGGCGCATTGTATCAAAGAGTGATGCAGTTTGCTAAAGAACAAAAAGTACGTCGGGTGGAGTGGAACGTTTTGGATTGGAATACCCCGGCAGTTAATTTCTATAAAAATAGTGGGGCTACTATTCTGGAAGGATGGCAAGTCGTACAGATGGATGAGCAAAATTTAAATACATTTTTAGCAAAAACAAAGGTATAA
- a CDS encoding Rab family GTPase, with amino-acid sequence MKLSKKVVLLGHFGVGKTSLFRRFIDDEFSEEYKVTIGVQIKKKVITLDNGDEISLILWDTEGHMDLEDTRRSYLLGAHAFVYVFDVTRAVTYQDTAENLEILKEEFPKVLLTCIGNKLDLVIDKKKLETKFPFKVDAFTSAKEDTNVTDFFKKLGIQLNNINSP; translated from the coding sequence ATGAAGTTATCTAAAAAAGTAGTTCTCCTGGGACATTTTGGGGTAGGAAAGACTTCATTATTTCGCAGGTTTATTGACGATGAATTCTCAGAAGAATACAAGGTCACTATTGGGGTTCAGATTAAAAAAAAGGTAATTACCCTAGATAACGGAGATGAAATATCACTGATATTGTGGGATACGGAAGGTCATATGGACCTGGAAGATACCCGTAGGTCATATTTATTAGGGGCACATGCTTTTGTATATGTTTTTGATGTTACCAGAGCAGTTACTTATCAGGATACCGCAGAAAATTTAGAAATTTTAAAAGAAGAATTCCCAAAAGTCCTATTAACTTGTATTGGTAATAAGTTAGATTTAGTTATAGATAAAAAAAAACTAGAAACAAAGTTCCCCTTTAAAGTAGATGCATTTACCAGTGCTAAAGAAGATACTAACGTTACTGATTTTTTTAAGAAATTAGGTATTCAGTTGAATAACATTAATTCCCCTTAA